A genome region from Hevea brasiliensis isolate MT/VB/25A 57/8 chromosome 9, ASM3005281v1, whole genome shotgun sequence includes the following:
- the LOC110645600 gene encoding early nodulin-like protein 18 — translation MKVATFLCLTVTALMITAAASQTPPTAYTNHTVGGNAGWFFNSTTNISAANYSSWAATQTFNLGDFLIFNTNSNQTVIQTYNESTFKSCTTDDASDNDTIQYDGGSMVFGEALIIPVPLTIKGPNYFFSDADDGTQCQRGLAFEIQVNQGLGLPPSLNQPPPPPYIAPPGPDSAQSPPITIPGGSQAPGNSGVKDGANVRGVACALLFGVASFSLF, via the exons ATGAAAGTCGCTACATTTTTGTGTCTAACAGTAACTGCGCTCATGATCACTGCAGCCGCATCGCAGACGCCTCCAACTGCTTATACCAACCATACTGTCGGCGGCAATGCCGGCTGGTTCTTCAATTCCACCACTAACATCTCCGCCGCTAACTATTCATCTTGGGCTGCTACGCAGACCTTCAATCTAGGGGACTTCCTCA TTTTCAACACGAATTCGAATCAGACGGTGATCCAGACCTACAACGAGAGCACATTTAAGAGCTGCACAACGGACGATGCATCGGATAATGATACGATCCAGTACGACGGTGGCAGCATGGTGTTTGGTGAAGCGTTGATCATCCCTGTGCCGTTGACTATCAAAGGTCCAAACTATTTCTTCTCCGATGCTGATGACGGCACTCAGTGCCAGCGTGGTCTGGCCTTCGAGATCCAAGTCAACCAGGGCCTTGGCTTGCCGCCCAGCCTTAACCAGCCGCCACCGCCTCCTTACATAGCGCCTCCTGGTCCGGACTCCGCTCAGTCCCCGCCTATTACTATTCCGGGAGGATCGCAGGCGCCTGGCAACTCCGGGGTTAAGGATGGTGCTAATGTGCGTGGTGTTGCGTGCGCCCTTCTGTTTGGTGTTGCTAGCTTTTCTTTGTTCTAG